From Schaalia sp. ZJ405, one genomic window encodes:
- the fdxA gene encoding ferredoxin has translation MTYVIAQPCVDVKDRACVDECPVDCIYEGKRSLYIHPEECVDCGACEPVCPTEAIFYEDDLPTEWSDYYRANVDFFETLGSPGGAQKTGAMDFDDEMIAQLPPQNQDYLQAHS, from the coding sequence ATGACTTACGTCATTGCTCAACCATGCGTCGACGTCAAAGACCGCGCCTGCGTCGACGAATGTCCTGTTGACTGCATCTACGAGGGCAAACGCTCGCTCTACATCCACCCGGAAGAATGCGTGGACTGCGGAGCATGCGAGCCGGTCTGTCCTACGGAAGCAATTTTCTACGAGGACGACCTTCCCACCGAATGGTCCGACTACTACCGCGCGAACGTTGACTTCTTTGAGACCCTCGGTTCCCCAGGTGGTGCGCAGAAGACCGGAGCAATGGACTTCGATGACGAGATGATCGCGCAGCTTCCCCCTCAGAACCAGGACTATCTTCAGGCACATTCGTGA